Below is a window of Pirellulales bacterium DNA.
GCCTACAAAGCGAGCGAACTGTCGGAGGCCGACATCCGCGTCATTCTCCGCGGCAAGGCATTGGAGTTCTACAGCCGGCACTACGGGCAGGTCTATACCGCCGAGGACGAGGCCATGTCGATCGAGCGCGCGCTGTTGGGCATCAATCAGTTGCTCGATGAAGACACGGGTGGGCCCGGCGAGCGGCCACCGAGCATCGTTAGCCCGCTCGCCTACCAGTTCTTGAGATTGTTCGGCAGCCGAGCGGCATTGCCGCGCGACGAGCTGGGCAAGAATTTGCGCGGCACCGGCATCGTGCAACGCGAGTTCGAGGACCTCGGCTGGATCCAAGAGGAGGCGAAAACGGTCTACCGCGTGCCGATCGCCGAACGGTTCGAAAAACTCCGGCAGCGGCCGCGGAAGGAGATGAAAACCGAAATCGACCAGGCGCACTTCTTGATCGGCGCGGCGCTGGCCGGCAGCGGCATGAACCTGGAAAACGAGTTTGCCAAAAACACCTGGATCGTTCGCCGCACGGTGGAAGCGGTGCTCGTCTGGTACAGCCAGACCGCCGTCGAGCCGGAAATTCGGGAGGCCGCCACGTTGGCCGCCACGCTGCTGCGCCGCAGCATCGAAGAGCGCCGCACGCAGCTTCGCGACGAGCAGGGCGTGCTATTCGACGAGGCCGACCTAGACTGAAGATAGGGCGAACTATGACGGCGAAAGCGGACGATGAGAGCCGGGAACCGGCTGAAGAATCTGGCCGAGAGATTGCATTGGTGTACGAACCGAATCCCAAGCACAAAGATCCGTGGCAACCGGGCCGTAGGGGATCGCTTTGCGAAGCGGAGGTGCGTCCGCAGGCGCAAGACCTGCTGGAAACAAGTATCCTATGGGAGGACGGTCGACGGTACGCCGTCTATGAGGGAATGGCGTATTGTGCGCAAGAGAGCGGCGGCAAATGGCATGGTTATCCCGTCGGCTGGAGAGAAGTTCCGCAAAAACTAGCACTACGGTTGAGGCGCGAAGGCCTCGTTAGCAAGCGACAATTGGACCGTTTTTGGAGATCGCATTGAAGCCACCCCGCCGCGAAATCGCGACCGGAGATCGAACGCGATTTGCCGTCAAGATCGCATTCTTGCCCGACCCAGATGCCGGGGCCGCCGCCACGCGCGAAGAAAGTCTGTCGTGGGCTGCATTTCAATTGTGGGCCGGTGGCCATAATCTCTGTAGCCACATCGAGCTCAATGAGCCCCTCGACTCGGTGCATTGGTACATGGTCTCCGTGCTCGAATGGTTTACATCCAATTGGGATTTTCTGTTCCATGAGGAGAAAATGCCGGGCGGCACCACTACGCGCGACGCCTGGTTGGGGTTCGCCAATCGCGAATTGCCACCCGCAAACGTCGACGAGGAAGAGTGGGAGATCAAACGCTATAACTGGTGGTCGCGTCATTGCCTGCTGAGCGCGCGGGACGGGGGCATTCTGCCGGAGATATTTTTCCGGCGTTGGCAAGATCTGATCGAGATTTCGTGGGGCGACGCAGCGCTCGCCGGGCGCCCTGAGCATTTTTCGTTCGAAGCAACCCCCGGATACGTGCGACTCGACCCATCGGATGTTGCTTCGACGCTTTACGACGTCCTTGAGCGATCTGCGCAGCACCTCGCGGAATGCGCGCCGGAGTCGGAACGTTTTTCACAGCTCGTTAAGGATGTGCAGCGACTGCGAACTTCGGATCATCGTAGAAGGCTGGGTCTCTTGGCTGGAATTGACCCCGGTTCGGAGGACGATGCCGCTTTGCGCTGGCAAGATGTCGAGGGATACTTTCCGGCCGAATTGCCTGGTGAGATACGCAGCGCGGTGTTTGGCACCGAGGACGAAAAGCTTGTCGTCCGCGGCTCGTGCCATGCAGCATTGATGTTCGGCAGCGCGGCGCCAACAATCACCAAGGATGATGCGACGCTACTCGCAGGTAAGCTGGTCGCCTTCTACTCACCGGACGGCGAATCGCCGCGATTGCGTCAATTTCATCGCAACGAGCCTATCGAACGCAGTGACCAGTTGGCTTGGAGGCAAGGATATTCCCTCGCGGAGGAACTTCTCGATGAATTGGGATGGCCGTTGGAAGGCAACGCGGTTGATGTCGAAAAGATCTACGACGAGTTCGGCATTGGCATTGAGGAGATCGGCCTCCAGGATCGCGCGGTCCGAGCGGTTGCAATCGCGGGTCCGAAGCATAAGCCCGCCGTCCTCATCAACGAAAACTACGAAGCGACGGCGGTCGAACCCCGTCGGTTTACGCTCGCGCATGAGCTTTGCCATATTCTCCATGATCGAAGTTATGGTGATCGCTTGGCGATTATGAGCGGTCCCTGGGCGCCGTCGGACGTCGAACCCCGAGCAAATGCCTTTGCCGCCATGCTCTTAATGCCGAAGCCGCTGCTTGACAAGGCCCTTAGAGCTCTGACCGTTCCCATATCCACGTCAGATGGTGTCTGGGAGGTGGCGAACCGGTTGGCAACGAGTTTCAGCGCAACTCTTGAACACTTGACGAATCTCAGGTTCATCAGCGAAGTGACACGCGACGCCATTCGCGGTGAAGTGGTGTCACGAGCATGGCCTAACGCACCACAATGAAAAGGGGTCCGGCCGGTGCCGGACCCGTTGGGCGTAAAAGAGGGAGGAGTGCGGGCCGCCCGGATCGAAACCCTTAAAGGAGACCGTTCTCCTCCCCGATGTTCCTTGGCGCACCTATGCGCTGTAATGTAATGGAGTTGATTCCAAGACGAAGGTTCGCGCCATAACCAGATTAATGCCATGCAAGAACTGACCTCCAGCAGTTGGCGTCGCAGAGGCTGCAGCATCGTCTGGTCGCCGGAGCTGCTGAGCGATCTTATTGTCGAGCAAGACGCCGTGCCGTTGCGTACGGTGCTCACCTGGATGGCCAGTGGCTTTCCCGATTCACCGCCTGGCGACCGGCCGACCGTGCTGGTGGGCGGACTGCAAACGGTTCTGTCGACCGCGAGCTCCTCGTCAGCCGATGCCGTTTACGACTGGCTGCGGCAAAATATGCTGCCGCTGGTGCGGGCGTTTCAGAGCCGCTGGGACCGCGTCGGCTTGGTGTTCGTCATGGACGGCCCGCGGCAACTGTTCGATTACAACATGGCCGACGACGTGATCTATTTCGGCAGTGCCGGGCAAGACCGCGCAAAAAAGATTAAACTGTCGCTGGGAATCTGGAACGGCGCTCTGACGGGCGACGGTGCCTATGAGTTGATTGTGCCCGACAAAAAGGAGACGGGCGGTTATCATGTCCAGCGAGTTAGTTGACTTCAGCCGGCCTCACCCCAGCCCTCTCCCGGAGGGAGAGGGAGACAGATACCACCCCGGCCTTCTCCTGGAGGGAGAGGGAACAAGACCATGTCCAGCGTATTAGATGAGCTGAGTGCGGGGCAAACCGTCTCGCACTCGGAAATGGGAAACGGCGTATTCCTCTCGGCCGTGGCCGGCGGCTATGCGCGGGTCTTCTTTCAACAGCTTGGCGAGCGTCAGGTGGCCATCACCTCGCTCGTGCCCGCGTTGTCGTGGGAAGAAGAGGTGGTCTCGAATGTCCGGCCCGCCACGCGCGAAGCAGTCGAACGGTTGTGGCTGGCCTTGGAGGCCGAACAGATTCCCCTGCTGGAGAACGCGGCCACGCTCACATCCGCCAAGGTCGACCTGCTGCCGCACCAGATCGTGCTCACGTATCGCATCGCGAACGCCTCGCCGCGGCGGTTTCTGATCGCCGACAGCGTCGGCTTGGGCAAGACGATTGAGACGGCGCTGATTCTGCGCGAGCTGGCTTCGCGCGGTGAGCTGTCCCGAGCGCTGATGGTCGTGCCCGCCGGCCTGGTCGAAAACTGGCGACGCGAGCTGAACGACACCTTCCACCTCGATTTCGAGGTGTTCGGCAGCGAAGGCGACGTGACCGACCGCAAGACCAACGCCTTTGCCAAGCACAACCGGCTGATCGCCAGTATCGATACGCTCAAGCGCCCGCAGCGCGTCAAGCGAATTCTGCAGGCGCCTCCGTGGGACCTGATCGTGTTCGACGAAGCGCACCATCTAACCGCCTATCA
It encodes the following:
- a CDS encoding ImmA/IrrE family metallo-endopeptidase; the protein is MEIALKPPRREIATGDRTRFAVKIAFLPDPDAGAAATREESLSWAAFQLWAGGHNLCSHIELNEPLDSVHWYMVSVLEWFTSNWDFLFHEEKMPGGTTTRDAWLGFANRELPPANVDEEEWEIKRYNWWSRHCLLSARDGGILPEIFFRRWQDLIEISWGDAALAGRPEHFSFEATPGYVRLDPSDVASTLYDVLERSAQHLAECAPESERFSQLVKDVQRLRTSDHRRRLGLLAGIDPGSEDDAALRWQDVEGYFPAELPGEIRSAVFGTEDEKLVVRGSCHAALMFGSAAPTITKDDATLLAGKLVAFYSPDGESPRLRQFHRNEPIERSDQLAWRQGYSLAEELLDELGWPLEGNAVDVEKIYDEFGIGIEEIGLQDRAVRAVAIAGPKHKPAVLINENYEATAVEPRRFTLAHELCHILHDRSYGDRLAIMSGPWAPSDVEPRANAFAAMLLMPKPLLDKALRALTVPISTSDGVWEVANRLATSFSATLEHLTNLRFISEVTRDAIRGEVVSRAWPNAPQ